AGGCCCGCTTCCCGGTACGGGGATCGTTCAGCCCCACCGGTTTCAGAGGGCCAAAGGTCAGCGTTTCGCGTCCGCGTGAGGCCATCTCCTCGATCGGCATGCAGCCCTCGAACACGTGCATGTTCTCAAAATCGTGCCCTTCTACCCGCTCCGCGGCCAGCAGCGCGTCGAGGAAGGTGTAATACTCGTCCTGGGTCATCGCGCAGTTCAGGTATCCACCGTCGCCTTTGTCGTATCGGGAAGCGTGATAGACGCGATCCAGGTCGATGCTGTCCGCCTCGATGGTGGGGGCGATTGCGTCGTGAAAGTAGAGGTAGTCGGTCCCGATCCGGGTGGCGATGTATGCGCTCAGGGCGTCCGATGTGAGCGGGCCGGTGGCGATGATTGTCGGCAGGCCGGCGGGAGGCTCGGTGATTTCTCCGCGGATCAGCGTGATGTTAGGATGCCCTTCAATCGCGTCCGTGATGAAATGGGCGAACGTGTCCCGATCGACCGCCAGCGCTGCGCCGGCCGGCACCTTTGAGGTCTCCGCGCCGCGCATCGTAATCGAACCCATCCGGCGCATCTCCTCCTTCAGGAGGTGGGATGCCGCCGCGGGAGCATCGGACTTGAAGGAGTTGCTGCAGACGAGTTCCGCGAGGTCTCCGGTCTTGTGCGCCGGCGTCATCTTTACTGGGCGCATTTCGGCCAGGGAGACGCGAACGCCCGCCTCGGCGAGCGCCCAGGCCGCCTCAACACCTGCAAACCCTCCGCCAATCACAAGCGCCTGTGTATTATCTTCGATTATCACTTTGCCTTACTGTTTTCTACCGCAGAGGACGCAGAGGGGCGCAGGGCAGATGCGATTATCCTCTGCGTTCCTCCGCGCACTCTGCGTCCTCTGCGGTTAACTCCGACTAAGCCGACCAGTCGTGGCGCAGGAGCCCGTAGATCACAGCGTCCACGAGGGCCTGCCACGACGCTTCGACGATATTCTCCGAAACGCCGATCGTGCTCCACGATACGGCGCCCTCGGCCGTCTCGATGTGGACGCGCACCTTGGCTGCCGTACCGGCGGCGCCGTTGATCACGCGGACTTTGTAGTCGGTGAGACGGATACGATCGAGTTCCGGATAGAGGGGCAGCAGGGCCTTCCGCAGCGCCCCGTCCAGCGCGTTCACAGGTCCGTCTCCCTCCGCCACGGTGAGAATCTGTTGGCCTGAGGCGCGAATCTTCACTGTGGCTTCGGTAGTGGGCTGGCCTTCGCGCCGCTCAACGATGACCCGAAAGGTGTCCAGGTCGAACAGAGGCCGCACTTTCCCGACGGAGCGGCGTACAAGGAGCTCGAACGACGCTTCGGCGTCTTCGAACACGTAGCCTTCATGTTCCATTTCCGCCAGCCGCGTCAGGAGGGCTTTCGTCTCTGGCGAGCTCTTTTTCAGGTCGACCCCCCACTCCATCGCCTTAAGCTGCAGCGTTGCGCCGCCGCTGAGTTCCGACAGGAGGACCCGGCGCGCGTTGCCCACAGCCTCGGGTGCGATGTGTTCGTAGGACAGCGCGTTCTTGACGACGGCGTCTACGTGCACGCCGGCTTTGTGCGCGAAAGCATTGCGCCCCACAAACGGCTGGCGCTCGTTGGGGATGATGTTGGCTATCTCGTCAACCGCGTTCGACAAAAGGGTCAGCTCCCGCAGGCTCTCCTCCGGAATGCACGGGACTCCCATCTTCAGCTGAAGAATGGCGATGATGGAGGTAAGGTTGGCATTCCCGGTGCGCTCGCCGATGCCGTTCATTGTGCCCTGCACCTGGGTCGCTCCCGCGCGAACGGCGGCAACGGCATTGGCGACGCCCACTTCGGCATCGTTGTGCGGGTGGATCCCGATGGGCGCCTTCACCTTTCCCAGAACGTCGCACACGATCTCTTCGACCTG
The window above is part of the Armatimonadota bacterium genome. Proteins encoded here:
- the trmFO gene encoding methylenetetrahydrofolate--tRNA-(uracil(54)-C(5))-methyltransferase (FADH(2)-oxidizing) TrmFO; the protein is MIIEDNTQALVIGGGFAGVEAAWALAEAGVRVSLAEMRPVKMTPAHKTGDLAELVCSNSFKSDAPAAASHLLKEEMRRMGSITMRGAETSKVPAGAALAVDRDTFAHFITDAIEGHPNITLIRGEITEPPAGLPTIIATGPLTSDALSAYIATRIGTDYLYFHDAIAPTIEADSIDLDRVYHASRYDKGDGGYLNCAMTQDEYYTFLDALLAAERVEGHDFENMHVFEGCMPIEEMASRGRETLTFGPLKPVGLNDPRTGKRAYAVAQLRQENLAATLYGLVGFQTRLKFPEQKRVFRMLPGLENAEFAQYGAMHRNTYVNSPRVLDATLRFVGPHEREGGNGDLSGILSPRPSVPGPQAPAVSQQPSVLYFAGQIVGVEGYVESAATGIVAGRALAAQLKGESFRPLPPQTILGALCRYVAFSDPENFQPMNACFGILPPSGLKAKKLVRHAAMVERGIAAMERYLRGRE
- the cimA gene encoding citramalate synthase, yielding MQESTGFSLVRVYDTTLRDGSQGEGISFSIEDKIKIARRLDAFGIPYIEGGWPGSNPKDIEFFRRIKDIPFRQARLAAFGSTRRATTHAEDDAILRQLLEAETPVITIFGKSWRLHVSDVLRVTPEQNLEMIRDSVAWLKANGREVIYDAEHFFDGYKDDPGYAVAALNAAEEGGADSLVLCDTNGGSLPWQVEEIVCDVLGKVKAPIGIHPHNDAEVGVANAVAAVRAGATQVQGTMNGIGERTGNANLTSIIAILQLKMGVPCIPEESLRELTLLSNAVDEIANIIPNERQPFVGRNAFAHKAGVHVDAVVKNALSYEHIAPEAVGNARRVLLSELSGGATLQLKAMEWGVDLKKSSPETKALLTRLAEMEHEGYVFEDAEASFELLVRRSVGKVRPLFDLDTFRVIVERREGQPTTEATVKIRASGQQILTVAEGDGPVNALDGALRKALLPLYPELDRIRLTDYKVRVINGAAGTAAKVRVHIETAEGAVSWSTIGVSENIVEASWQALVDAVIYGLLRHDWSA